From Dehalococcoidia bacterium, a single genomic window includes:
- the recO gene encoding DNA repair protein RecO: protein MILLWVKRWRDAGRFDDGRLMSGSKTYKTEAIVLKHANLGEADRILTLYTSKAGKIRAVAKGARKTTSRLGGHVEPLTHCSLMLTHGQQMDTVNQGETIESFPSIRNNLRLTAQALYMVELIDAFASERVENYPVYKLLLEALHHLGGKCHVPLLFRYFELQLVGHVGYQPQLGECLNCHSPLKPVENSFSSSGGGVLCPNCTNSEPIVQPISVNTLKVLRLLQRGDYAMASRLRLNSDLSKELERLMQGYVRYLLEREIKSTRFLNRLDREEIAKSSG from the coding sequence ATGATATTACTCTGGGTAAAGCGCTGGAGGGACGCCGGGAGATTTGATGACGGACGGTTAATGTCTGGATCGAAGACATACAAAACTGAAGCCATTGTCCTCAAACACGCCAACCTGGGTGAGGCGGATAGAATCCTCACGCTGTACACCTCGAAAGCCGGCAAGATTCGAGCTGTGGCCAAAGGAGCCCGTAAGACAACGAGCAGGTTGGGGGGACATGTGGAACCCCTGACTCATTGTTCCCTGATGCTGACCCACGGGCAGCAAATGGATACCGTCAATCAAGGCGAGACGATTGAAAGCTTCCCCTCGATTCGAAATAATCTTCGGCTCACCGCTCAAGCTCTCTACATGGTGGAGCTGATCGATGCCTTTGCCTCCGAACGGGTGGAGAACTACCCGGTGTACAAGCTCTTGCTTGAAGCACTGCATCATCTGGGAGGGAAGTGCCACGTTCCGCTCCTCTTTCGATACTTCGAACTTCAACTGGTCGGTCATGTCGGCTACCAGCCTCAATTAGGCGAGTGTCTGAATTGTCACTCACCTCTCAAACCTGTGGAGAATTCCTTCAGTTCCAGTGGGGGAGGAGTGCTCTGCCCGAATTGCACCAATTCAGAGCCGATCGTCCAGCCGATTTCGGTCAATACCCTCAAGGTGCTACGGCTACTCCAACGGGGAGATTATGCGATGGCCAGCCGACTGCGCCTGAACTCCGATCTGTCCAAAGAACTGGAGCGGCTAATGCAGGGATATGTCCGCTATCTCCTGGAGAGGGAGATCAAATCAACCCGGTTTCTGAATCGATTGGACAGGGAGGAAATTGCCAAAAGCTCCGGGTGA